A stretch of the Archangium violaceum genome encodes the following:
- a CDS encoding response regulator, whose product MSHVLIVDDERDLAELIDFNLRAAGFSTRVAATGEAALSASREQRADLVLLDLMLPDMSGVEVCRQMRAAANTRDVLIVMLTAKGDEADRVRGFEVGADDYVTKPFSVRELVLRLKAILRRSSPGKDDSAPVKLGPLTLDIAAHRFYVEGKEVSLTALEFRLLEHLMARVGRVQSREQLLEEVWGLSSNLETRTIDTHVMRLRDKLGSARAYLETVRGVGYRIVEPNMA is encoded by the coding sequence ATGTCCCATGTCCTTATCGTCGATGACGAGCGAGATCTCGCCGAGCTCATCGATTTCAATCTCCGCGCCGCCGGCTTCTCCACCCGCGTTGCCGCCACGGGCGAGGCAGCGCTCTCCGCTTCCCGCGAGCAGCGTGCGGACCTCGTCCTCCTCGACTTGATGTTGCCGGACATGTCGGGTGTGGAGGTCTGCCGCCAGATGCGTGCCGCCGCCAACACCCGTGACGTGCTCATCGTCATGCTCACCGCGAAGGGCGACGAGGCCGACCGCGTGCGCGGCTTCGAGGTGGGCGCCGACGACTACGTCACCAAACCCTTCAGCGTGCGCGAGCTCGTGCTGCGGCTCAAGGCGATCCTCCGCCGCAGCAGCCCCGGCAAGGACGACTCCGCCCCCGTCAAGCTCGGCCCCCTCACGCTCGACATCGCCGCCCACCGCTTCTATGTGGAAGGCAAGGAGGTGTCCCTCACCGCGCTCGAGTTCCGCCTGCTGGAGCACCTGATGGCCCGCGTGGGCCGCGTGCAGTCCCGCGAGCAGCTCCTCGAGGAGGTGTGGGGCCTGTCCAGCAACCTGGAGACGCGCACCATCGACACCCACGTCATGCGCCTGCGCGACAAGCTCGGCTCCGCGCGTGCCTACCTCGAAACGGTGCGCGGTGTGGGCTACCGCATCGTCGAGCCGAACATGGCCTGA
- a CDS encoding response regulator, which yields MARILIIEDEQDLSGLVEYNLRAAGFEAEAAGTGASGLARARANVPDLILLDLMLPDLAGSEVLRLLKSDSELRKVPVIIVSAKGQESDRIQGLELGADDYVVKPFSVRELLLRVKAVLRRSDAEEGPAAQLSAGDIQLDTSRHQVRVKGQEVVLTALEFRLLRTLLERSDRVQTREVLLSDVWGIQAEIHTRTVDTHIKRLREKLGPAGDIIETVRGVGYKLSPP from the coding sequence ATGGCACGCATCCTGATCATCGAGGACGAGCAGGACCTGTCCGGACTGGTGGAGTACAACCTCCGGGCGGCGGGATTCGAGGCGGAGGCCGCTGGCACGGGTGCGAGCGGTCTGGCCCGGGCACGCGCCAACGTGCCGGACCTCATTCTATTGGATTTGATGTTGCCGGACCTGGCGGGCAGCGAGGTGCTGCGCCTGCTCAAGAGCGACTCCGAGCTGCGCAAGGTGCCGGTCATCATCGTGAGCGCCAAGGGCCAGGAGTCCGATCGCATCCAGGGCCTGGAGCTGGGCGCGGACGACTACGTGGTGAAGCCCTTCTCGGTGCGCGAGCTGCTGCTGCGGGTCAAGGCGGTGCTGCGGCGCTCGGACGCGGAGGAGGGGCCGGCGGCCCAGCTGTCCGCCGGGGACATCCAGCTGGACACCTCGCGTCACCAGGTGCGGGTGAAGGGCCAGGAGGTGGTGCTCACCGCCCTGGAGTTCCGCCTGCTGCGCACCCTGCTGGAGCGCTCCGATCGCGTGCAGACGCGCGAGGTGCTCCTGTCGGACGTGTGGGGCATCCAGGCGGAGATCCACACGCGCACGGTGGACACGCACATCAAGCGCCTGCGCGAGAAGCTCGGCCCCGCGGGCGACATCATCGAGACGGTCCGCGGCGTGGGCTACAAGCTCAGCCCTCCGTGA
- a CDS encoding ceramide glucosyltransferase, giving the protein MIHALSHTLLAAASFGVLALALQLFFVLRYRGSAARAPAPVSGDAPVGISILKPLCGVDDDLEANLAWFATLDYPAYEVILGVKDTRDPAYAVAREAVARWPRIMRLELQHGEPGLNPKVNQLITLAAAARYGILLISDSNTRAGAGYLEEIAQTFEDPTVGCISHPVSGIGERTLGSLMDNLYQCSAAGAGQIAAKQAVDQDIVVGKSMALRREDVESLGGFYSVRNVLAEDYVIGRWVTRRLGKRSVVARSPVYNVSQKKSVSAFFKRYARWSIIHHTCVPTPLYLAQSLLNPLPWALLGALLAPSAQALGVVVGVMLAKLAHDMTLFRLMRPEQAISWKAMPAVLLKDALLFLAWANGLFARTVDWRGNKLRVLPGSKLVPPTPALDKPMATPEPERTGELLAG; this is encoded by the coding sequence ATGATCCACGCGCTCAGCCACACCCTCCTCGCCGCCGCCTCCTTCGGAGTCCTCGCCCTCGCGTTGCAGCTCTTCTTCGTGCTGCGCTACCGCGGGAGCGCCGCCCGGGCCCCGGCCCCGGTGTCCGGTGACGCCCCGGTGGGTATCTCCATCCTCAAGCCCCTGTGCGGCGTGGATGACGATCTGGAGGCCAACCTGGCCTGGTTCGCCACGCTCGACTACCCGGCCTACGAGGTCATCCTGGGCGTGAAGGACACGCGCGACCCGGCCTACGCGGTGGCGCGCGAGGCGGTGGCCCGCTGGCCGCGCATCATGCGGCTGGAGCTGCAGCACGGAGAGCCCGGCCTCAACCCCAAGGTGAACCAGCTCATCACCCTGGCGGCCGCGGCCCGCTACGGCATCCTCCTCATCAGCGACTCCAACACCCGCGCGGGCGCGGGCTACCTGGAGGAGATCGCCCAGACCTTCGAGGATCCGACGGTGGGCTGCATCTCCCACCCGGTGAGCGGCATCGGCGAGCGGACGCTGGGCTCGCTGATGGACAACCTGTACCAGTGCTCCGCGGCGGGCGCGGGGCAGATCGCCGCCAAGCAGGCCGTCGACCAGGACATCGTGGTGGGCAAGTCCATGGCACTGCGCCGCGAGGACGTGGAGTCGCTGGGTGGCTTCTACTCGGTACGCAATGTGCTGGCGGAGGACTACGTCATCGGCCGGTGGGTGACGCGCAGGCTCGGCAAGCGCTCCGTGGTGGCGCGATCGCCCGTCTACAACGTGTCCCAGAAGAAGAGCGTCTCGGCCTTCTTCAAGCGCTACGCGCGCTGGAGCATCATCCACCACACGTGCGTCCCCACGCCGCTGTACCTGGCGCAGTCGCTGCTCAACCCGCTGCCGTGGGCGCTGCTCGGCGCGCTGCTGGCGCCGTCGGCCCAGGCGCTCGGGGTGGTGGTGGGAGTGATGCTGGCGAAGCTCGCCCATGACATGACGCTCTTCCGCCTGATGCGGCCCGAGCAGGCCATCTCGTGGAAGGCGATGCCGGCGGTGCTGCTCAAGGACGCCCTGCTCTTCCTGGCCTGGGCGAATGGGCTCTTCGCCCGCACCGTGGACTGGCGTGGCAACAAGCTGCGCGTGCTGCCCGGCTCGAAGCTGGTGCCGCCCACGCCCGCCCTGGACAAGCCGATGGCCACCCCCGAGCCCGAGCGCACCGGGGAACTGCTCGCGGGCTGA
- the pstA gene encoding phosphate ABC transporter permease PstA: protein MKHTMRRAMGGALTSLTGFAALLIVAILAIILFDAVRGGAGHVTWTFLSEPPSDGMMGGGIFPALYGTAALTLLMTVAVMPVGVLTAVYLHEYAPPGSLLARAVRIAVVNLAGVPSIVFGLFGLGFFIHFVGGSMDRLLGYQELNWGQPGILWASLTLAVLTLPVVIVSTEEALRAVPMEHRTASLALGATKSQTLGRVVLPGALPGILTGAVLAVSRGAGEVAPILFTGAAYFLPDLPDKLNSQFMHLGYHTYVLATQSPDVEATRPLLYATVLVLLALTFALNLVAVLIRARTRRRASAAH from the coding sequence ATGAAACACACCATGCGCCGGGCCATGGGCGGAGCGCTCACGTCCCTCACCGGTTTCGCCGCGTTGCTCATCGTGGCCATCCTGGCCATCATCCTCTTCGACGCGGTGCGAGGCGGCGCCGGGCATGTCACCTGGACCTTCCTCTCCGAGCCGCCCTCCGACGGCATGATGGGCGGCGGCATCTTCCCCGCGCTCTACGGGACGGCGGCGCTCACGCTGTTGATGACGGTGGCGGTGATGCCGGTGGGCGTGCTGACGGCGGTGTACCTGCACGAGTACGCGCCCCCGGGCTCGCTGCTGGCCCGCGCGGTGCGGATCGCGGTGGTCAACCTGGCGGGCGTGCCGTCGATCGTCTTCGGGCTCTTCGGCCTGGGCTTCTTCATCCACTTCGTGGGCGGGAGCATGGACCGGCTGCTCGGCTACCAGGAGCTGAACTGGGGCCAGCCGGGCATCCTCTGGGCCTCTCTCACCCTGGCGGTGTTGACGCTGCCGGTGGTCATCGTCTCCACCGAGGAGGCGCTGCGCGCCGTTCCCATGGAGCACCGCACGGCGAGCCTGGCGCTGGGTGCCACCAAGTCCCAGACGCTGGGGCGGGTGGTGCTGCCGGGTGCGCTGCCGGGCATCCTCACCGGGGCCGTGCTGGCGGTGTCCCGCGGCGCGGGCGAGGTGGCCCCCATCCTCTTCACCGGCGCGGCCTACTTCCTCCCCGACCTGCCCGACAAGCTGAACTCCCAGTTCATGCACCTGGGCTACCACACGTACGTCCTGGCCACCCAGTCCCCGGATGTGGAGGCCACGCGCCCCCTGTTGTACGCCACGGTGCTGGTGCTGCTCGCGCTCACCTTCGCCCTCAACCTCGTCGCGGTCCTCATCCGCGCCCGCACCCGCAGGCGCGCCTCCGCGGCCCACTGA
- a CDS encoding metallophosphoesterase family protein has translation MRVAILADIHGNLPACEAVLEDIARVAPDYVVAAGDLALRGAHPRETVELLFDRCDAILMGNTDCYLAGHYLGGAYRERDHWKTELLQWTRDQLGAPWLQKLGALPFSVRYSPRRGQDLFVCHANPRNLEDSLDPTLDENTVRRYFQNLDAAACAFGHLHFPYRRRVGRLLIADVASAGIPRDGDLRPAYGVFTFTPKGWRVQIRRVRYPVRKATQALTARRVPGGPLLIHKLVEARYRHHKALMEAARRHSGLPPPGPVLRPPPGSGIPHTPTPLELPMVVPPLLKQAVGDESHSAPSEETPPPLSTVTDLDG, from the coding sequence ATGCGGGTCGCCATCCTCGCCGACATTCACGGGAACCTCCCCGCCTGCGAGGCCGTCCTCGAGGACATCGCCCGCGTAGCCCCCGATTACGTCGTCGCCGCCGGCGACCTGGCCCTGCGTGGCGCGCACCCGCGTGAGACGGTGGAGCTGCTCTTCGATCGCTGCGACGCGATCCTCATGGGCAACACCGACTGCTACCTCGCCGGTCACTACCTGGGCGGGGCCTACCGCGAGCGCGACCACTGGAAGACGGAGCTGCTGCAGTGGACGAGGGATCAGCTCGGAGCTCCCTGGCTGCAGAAGCTGGGCGCCCTGCCCTTCTCCGTGCGCTACTCGCCGCGCCGGGGGCAGGACCTGTTCGTCTGCCACGCCAACCCGCGCAACCTCGAGGACTCGCTGGATCCCACGCTGGACGAGAACACCGTCCGCCGCTACTTCCAGAACCTGGACGCGGCTGCGTGTGCCTTCGGCCACCTGCACTTCCCCTACCGTCGCCGCGTGGGCCGGCTGCTGATCGCCGACGTGGCCAGCGCGGGCATCCCCCGTGACGGAGACCTGCGCCCCGCCTACGGCGTCTTCACCTTCACGCCCAAGGGCTGGCGCGTGCAGATCCGCCGCGTGCGCTACCCGGTGCGCAAGGCCACCCAGGCGCTCACCGCGCGCCGCGTGCCCGGCGGACCCCTGCTCATCCACAAGCTCGTCGAGGCGCGCTACCGCCACCACAAGGCGTTGATGGAGGCCGCGCGCCGCCACTCGGGCCTGCCACCTCCCGGCCCGGTGCTGCGCCCGCCGCCGGGCTCCGGCATCCCCCACACGCCCACGCCCCTCGAGCTGCCGATGGTGGTCCCCCCGCTGCTCAAGCAGGCCGTGGGCGACGAGAGCCACTCCGCGCCCTCCGAGGAGACGCCGCCCCCGCTCTCCACCGTGACGGACCTGGACGGCTGA
- the pstC gene encoding phosphate ABC transporter permease subunit PstC gives MDRQAAMQGQGLVETATPVAPRLSSVARRRQIREKVIAGFITAMAFTGIAALVLILVFVAKEALALFLEEEARKEASLSKMFLPQVVRAGRPAAFVWQPVSSVPKVSMIPLFIGTLKTTLVSMVVAVPVGVAGALFAAEFAPRKLREVLKPTIELLAGIPSVVLGFFALMVLASFMQETFGLDSRLNALVAGLGLSLAIVPVIFTVAEDALTAVPRSYREASLALGATPWETAWKVVLPAAAPGILAACVLGFGRAIGETMIVLMASGNAAIVSASLTDSVRSMSATIAAEMGEVVVGSPHYSLLFFIGVELFLFTFILNMLANAWTRKVLKRLSGAGA, from the coding sequence ATGGATAGACAGGCAGCCATGCAGGGTCAGGGTCTCGTGGAAACGGCAACACCAGTGGCGCCGCGGCTCTCCTCCGTCGCCCGGCGGAGACAGATACGCGAGAAGGTCATCGCCGGATTCATCACGGCGATGGCCTTCACGGGAATCGCCGCGCTGGTGCTCATCCTCGTCTTCGTCGCCAAGGAGGCACTGGCGCTCTTCCTGGAGGAAGAAGCCCGTAAGGAGGCGAGCCTCTCCAAGATGTTCCTGCCGCAGGTGGTCCGCGCGGGCAGGCCGGCGGCCTTCGTGTGGCAGCCGGTGTCCTCGGTGCCGAAGGTGAGCATGATTCCGCTCTTCATCGGCACGCTGAAGACGACGCTGGTGTCCATGGTGGTGGCGGTGCCGGTGGGCGTGGCGGGAGCGCTGTTCGCGGCCGAGTTCGCCCCGCGCAAGCTGCGCGAGGTGCTCAAGCCCACCATCGAGCTGCTGGCGGGCATCCCCTCGGTGGTGCTGGGCTTCTTCGCGCTGATGGTGCTCGCCAGTTTCATGCAGGAGACCTTCGGCCTGGACTCGCGGCTCAACGCGCTGGTGGCGGGCCTGGGCCTGTCGCTGGCCATCGTCCCCGTCATCTTCACCGTGGCCGAGGACGCGCTCACGGCGGTGCCGCGCAGCTACCGCGAGGCGTCGCTGGCGCTGGGCGCCACGCCCTGGGAGACGGCCTGGAAGGTGGTGCTGCCGGCGGCCGCCCCGGGCATCCTCGCCGCATGCGTGCTGGGCTTCGGCCGCGCCATCGGTGAGACGATGATCGTCCTGATGGCCTCGGGCAACGCGGCCATCGTCTCCGCGAGCCTGACGGACTCGGTCCGCTCCATGTCCGCCACCATCGCCGCGGAGATGGGCGAGGTGGTGGTCGGCAGCCCGCACTACTCGCTCCTGTTCTTCATCGGCGTGGAGCTCTTCCTCTTCACCTTCATCCTGAACATGCTGGCGAACGCCTGGACCCGGAAGGTCCTCAAGCGGTTGTCGGGAGCGGGAGCATGA
- the phoU gene encoding phosphate signaling complex protein PhoU — translation MPSTHTDKAFEADLRDLREKLLAMGAKVEANIADSVRALTERDSTFADRVIQSDKEVNRLEVEIDETCRRILALRQPAASDLRLITTALKIVTDLERIGDLAVNIAERVKDLNEAPPLKPYVDTPRLAELAQQQVKRALDAFVSSDVAKAEQVSKEDDHLDVLYLKIFNELLGYMMEDSKNIRRATALMFIAKHLERIGDHATNVAEMVIYMVRGTDIRHPRSRNLTTDS, via the coding sequence ATGCCGTCGACGCATACGGACAAGGCATTCGAGGCGGACCTGAGGGATCTGCGCGAGAAGCTGCTCGCGATGGGCGCCAAGGTGGAAGCGAACATCGCGGACAGCGTTCGCGCGCTCACCGAGCGGGACTCCACGTTCGCCGATCGGGTCATCCAGTCGGACAAGGAGGTCAACCGCCTGGAGGTGGAGATCGACGAGACGTGCCGCCGCATCCTCGCGCTGCGCCAGCCGGCCGCCAGCGATCTGCGCCTCATCACCACCGCGCTGAAGATCGTCACCGACCTGGAGCGCATCGGCGACCTGGCGGTGAACATCGCCGAGCGGGTCAAGGACCTCAACGAGGCGCCCCCGCTCAAGCCCTACGTGGACACGCCTCGGCTGGCCGAGCTGGCCCAGCAGCAGGTCAAGCGGGCCCTCGACGCCTTCGTGTCCTCGGACGTGGCCAAGGCGGAGCAGGTGAGCAAGGAGGACGACCACCTGGATGTCCTCTACCTGAAGATCTTCAACGAGCTGCTCGGCTACATGATGGAGGACTCGAAGAACATCCGCCGTGCCACCGCGCTGATGTTCATCGCCAAACACCTCGAGCGGATCGGTGATCACGCCACCAATGTGGCGGAGATGGTCATCTACATGGTGCGGGGCACTGACATCCGCCACCCGCGCAGCCGCAATCTGACGACCGATTCCTGA
- a CDS encoding porin — MTTPASDANTHVPEHSSSARKKWGGALSALLLTSAAPMVANASPTPEAQQSEPQAEQPAAPARKPDADTPAAKVRWRPGKGLEVNSEDGRFRLVTRLRGQFLYQADDEFVEDGPREFTHGFLLRRARVAFSGFMFGEHNKFKMELAFSPRDLGFTDLSGDQSPPQTNRDNVATLSPLLDLYMEFDHLRDLTLVVGQYKVPFNRQRVISSGNLMLVDRSIVNSEFNLDRDIGLDLRSEDLFGLDLFRYYVGAYIGGGHSTYALSAPGLMTLARVEVLPLGSFEDYSEADLERSEKPGLSIGVAAAHVENARATRGILGRTPRDGGTTDYNLFTADAMFKWQGFSAQSEFILRQGTRNPGDAVGPGGTPVPTEAARNGYGWFVQAGYLLPVTNLEVSGRYSIIRAADDDTSLSDENEAGVGLSYYFHGHAFKLQGDFFRLWEDAFEDGNNQFRVQLQTSF; from the coding sequence GTGACGACGCCTGCATCCGACGCCAACACCCACGTGCCGGAACACTCATCAAGCGCTCGAAAGAAGTGGGGGGGCGCGCTGTCGGCGCTCCTGCTGACCAGTGCCGCTCCCATGGTCGCCAACGCGAGCCCGACTCCCGAGGCGCAGCAGTCCGAGCCCCAGGCGGAGCAGCCCGCGGCTCCGGCGCGGAAGCCCGACGCCGACACCCCGGCGGCGAAGGTCCGCTGGCGGCCCGGCAAGGGGCTCGAGGTCAACAGCGAGGATGGCCGCTTCCGGCTGGTGACGCGCCTGCGCGGGCAGTTCCTCTACCAGGCCGATGATGAATTCGTGGAGGACGGTCCGCGTGAGTTCACGCACGGATTCCTCCTCCGCCGCGCCCGTGTCGCCTTCTCCGGCTTCATGTTCGGCGAGCACAACAAGTTCAAGATGGAGCTGGCCTTCTCGCCGCGCGACCTCGGCTTCACCGATCTCTCCGGAGATCAGAGCCCGCCCCAGACCAACCGGGACAACGTCGCGACCCTGTCGCCGCTGCTCGACCTGTACATGGAGTTCGACCACCTGCGTGACCTGACGCTCGTGGTGGGCCAGTACAAGGTCCCCTTCAACCGCCAGCGCGTCATCTCGTCGGGCAACCTCATGCTCGTCGACCGCTCCATCGTGAACAGCGAGTTCAACCTGGATCGCGACATCGGTCTCGACCTGCGCTCCGAGGATCTCTTCGGGCTGGATCTGTTCCGCTACTACGTGGGGGCCTACATCGGAGGCGGACACAGCACCTATGCGCTCAGCGCCCCGGGGCTGATGACGCTGGCCCGTGTCGAGGTGCTCCCCCTGGGCTCGTTCGAGGACTACAGCGAGGCGGACCTGGAGCGCAGTGAGAAGCCGGGCCTGTCCATCGGCGTCGCGGCCGCGCACGTCGAGAACGCCCGGGCCACCCGGGGCATCCTCGGGCGCACGCCCCGGGATGGAGGCACGACGGACTACAACCTGTTCACCGCGGATGCGATGTTCAAATGGCAGGGGTTCTCGGCCCAGTCGGAGTTCATCCTTCGTCAGGGCACCCGCAACCCGGGCGATGCGGTGGGCCCGGGCGGCACCCCCGTCCCCACCGAGGCCGCGCGCAACGGCTATGGCTGGTTCGTTCAGGCGGGCTACCTGCTGCCCGTCACCAACCTCGAGGTCTCGGGCCGCTACTCCATCATCCGGGCCGCGGACGACGACACCAGCCTCTCCGACGAGAACGAGGCCGGCGTGGGCCTGAGCTACTACTTCCACGGGCACGCCTTCAAGCTGCAGGGCGACTTCTTCCGGCTCTGGGAGGACGCCTTCGAGGATGGCAACAACCAGTTCCGCGTTCAGCTCCAGACCTCGTTCTGA
- the pstB gene encoding phosphate ABC transporter ATP-binding protein PstB has protein sequence MEARELSLLYGPKVAVKSVSLPLPEHQVTALIGPSGCGKSTFLRSLNRMNDLIPGASHQGTVLLDGTSIHDRNVDVVDLRRRVGMVFQKSNPFPKTIFENVAYGLRVGGMKDKAEIAGRVEKSLKGAALWDEVKDRLNDSALGLSGGQQQRLCIARALAVEPEVLLMDEPASALDPIATAKIEELIHELKDRYTIAIVTHNMQQAARVSDRTAFFYMGELVECGPTEQIFTNPRERRTEDYVTGKFG, from the coding sequence ATGGAAGCGCGCGAGCTCTCCCTTCTCTACGGACCCAAGGTGGCCGTGAAGTCGGTGAGCCTGCCCCTCCCCGAGCACCAGGTGACGGCGCTGATCGGCCCCTCCGGCTGCGGCAAGTCCACCTTCCTGCGCTCGCTCAACCGGATGAACGATCTCATCCCCGGCGCCAGCCACCAGGGCACCGTGCTGCTGGACGGCACCAGCATCCATGATCGCAACGTGGACGTGGTGGACTTGCGCCGCCGCGTGGGCATGGTCTTCCAGAAGTCCAACCCCTTCCCCAAGACGATCTTCGAGAACGTGGCCTACGGCCTGCGCGTGGGCGGGATGAAGGACAAGGCGGAGATCGCCGGGCGCGTGGAGAAGTCGCTCAAGGGCGCGGCGCTCTGGGACGAGGTGAAGGACCGCCTCAATGACAGCGCCCTGGGCCTGTCCGGTGGCCAACAGCAGCGCCTGTGCATCGCGCGCGCCCTCGCCGTGGAGCCCGAGGTGCTCCTCATGGACGAGCCCGCCAGCGCCCTGGATCCCATCGCCACGGCGAAGATCGAGGAGCTCATCCACGAGCTGAAGGACCGCTACACCATCGCCATCGTCACCCACAACATGCAGCAGGCGGCCCGGGTGAGCGACCGGACGGCTTTCTTCTACATGGGCGAATTGGTGGAATGCGGCCCCACGGAGCAGATCTTCACCAACCCACGCGAGAGGCGTACCGAGGACTACGTCACCGGGAAGTTCGGGTAG
- a CDS encoding phosphate ABC transporter substrate-binding protein: MKTFIASLAAVLLLVLPGAARADTVTVKGSDTMVILVQRWAEEFMKKNPNVKLQVTGGGSGTGLSALINGTTDIAMASRPMKKAEGDQLRKRFKNDATEISVAKDGVTFYVNEKNPLDALTQEQLKGIYLGDITNWKEVGGPDAPIIVYSRENSSGTYVFVKDNLLDGEDYAARAQTLPGTAAVVNAVSKEKNGIGYGGAAYAKGIKELKVKKDNEAIAPTEANIKSGKYPLARDLYFYLRNKPDGDAKAFIDFVLSPEGQAVVTKVGYFPVK, encoded by the coding sequence ATGAAGACGTTCATCGCTTCTCTCGCCGCCGTGCTGCTGCTCGTCCTTCCTGGCGCGGCGCGCGCCGACACCGTCACCGTCAAGGGCTCGGACACCATGGTCATCCTCGTCCAGCGCTGGGCCGAGGAGTTCATGAAGAAGAACCCCAACGTCAAGCTGCAGGTGACGGGCGGCGGCTCGGGCACCGGCCTGTCGGCCCTCATCAACGGCACCACGGACATCGCCATGGCCAGCCGTCCCATGAAGAAGGCGGAGGGGGACCAACTCCGCAAGCGTTTCAAGAACGACGCCACGGAGATCTCCGTGGCCAAGGATGGCGTCACCTTCTACGTCAACGAGAAGAACCCGCTGGACGCCCTCACCCAGGAGCAGCTCAAGGGCATCTACCTGGGCGACATCACCAACTGGAAGGAAGTGGGCGGCCCGGACGCGCCCATCATCGTCTACTCGCGTGAGAACTCCTCGGGCACCTACGTGTTCGTGAAGGACAACCTGCTCGACGGCGAGGACTACGCCGCCAGAGCCCAGACCCTGCCCGGCACCGCCGCGGTGGTGAACGCGGTCTCCAAGGAGAAGAACGGCATCGGCTACGGCGGCGCCGCCTACGCCAAGGGCATCAAGGAGCTGAAGGTCAAGAAGGACAACGAGGCCATCGCCCCCACCGAGGCGAACATCAAGAGCGGCAAGTATCCGCTCGCGCGCGACCTGTACTTCTACCTGCGCAACAAGCCGGACGGCGACGCCAAGGCCTTCATCGACTTCGTGCTGTCCCCCGAGGGACAGGCGGTGGTCACGAAGGTCGGCTACTTCCCGGTGAAGTAA
- a CDS encoding sensor histidine kinase codes for MSPRLFLIPLFAPAIATLILFLLLGWERDALFVSLATLASSALTQVAARGALKRQLLTLARQVRTRTEGASSPGTGEDARDRLEEVVNLQGAIDALHQQLSTRNAGLNQETRTLTAVLDGMAEGLWITDAEGTVVRHNDALRDMLQTLGNINGQRPLALLRNDALNEAVTRACREGASTRLELTLEGLFPRTLAIRVTPLGRDLPGSAAVFHDVTELRRLEKVRKDFVANVSHELRTPITAIRGYAETLQGGALQDPNVATKMVDIIHRQSERLSELVEDLLELSRLESREVKLQVADVPLAVAATRAAEVVRHKAQGKKITVELNIPQGLIGRGDERGLEQVLLNLLDNAVKYTPEGGRVTVTGSLEDGRCAVHVRDTGVGIEPKHLARIFERFYRVDKGRSRDMGGTGLGLSIVKHLMSAMGGDVRVESQPNEGSTFSIFLPAAVPSAAATG; via the coding sequence ATGAGTCCGCGCCTCTTCCTGATTCCCCTGTTCGCCCCCGCGATCGCCACGCTCATCCTCTTCCTGCTCCTGGGCTGGGAGCGGGACGCGCTCTTCGTCTCACTCGCCACGCTCGCCAGCTCCGCGCTGACACAAGTGGCGGCCCGGGGCGCGCTCAAGCGGCAGCTGCTCACGCTGGCCCGGCAGGTCCGCACCCGCACCGAGGGCGCATCCTCGCCGGGCACGGGTGAGGACGCGCGGGATCGGCTCGAGGAGGTGGTCAACCTCCAGGGCGCCATCGACGCGCTGCACCAGCAGCTCTCCACGCGCAACGCCGGCCTCAACCAGGAGACGCGCACCCTCACCGCCGTGCTGGACGGCATGGCCGAGGGCCTGTGGATCACCGACGCCGAGGGCACCGTGGTGCGCCACAACGACGCGCTGCGCGACATGCTGCAGACGCTCGGGAACATCAACGGCCAACGCCCCCTGGCCCTGCTGCGCAACGACGCGCTCAACGAGGCCGTCACCCGCGCCTGCCGCGAGGGCGCCTCCACCCGCCTCGAGCTGACACTGGAGGGCCTGTTCCCTCGCACGCTCGCCATCCGGGTGACCCCGCTGGGGAGGGATCTGCCCGGCAGCGCCGCCGTCTTCCACGACGTCACCGAGCTGCGCCGCCTGGAGAAGGTGCGCAAGGACTTCGTCGCCAACGTCTCCCACGAGCTGCGCACCCCCATCACCGCCATCCGCGGCTATGCCGAGACGCTCCAGGGCGGTGCCCTCCAGGATCCCAACGTCGCGACCAAGATGGTGGACATCATCCACCGCCAGTCCGAGCGCCTCTCGGAGCTCGTCGAGGATCTGCTCGAGCTGTCCCGGCTGGAGTCTCGCGAGGTGAAGTTGCAGGTGGCGGACGTGCCGCTGGCGGTGGCCGCCACCCGGGCGGCCGAGGTGGTCCGGCACAAGGCCCAGGGCAAGAAGATTACGGTCGAACTGAACATTCCCCAGGGGCTGATCGGCCGAGGGGACGAGCGAGGGCTCGAGCAGGTACTGCTCAACCTGCTGGACAACGCGGTGAAGTACACGCCCGAGGGAGGGCGGGTGACGGTGACGGGCAGCCTGGAGGACGGGCGGTGCGCGGTGCACGTCCGGGATACGGGCGTGGGCATCGAGCCCAAGCACCTGGCCCGCATCTTCGAGCGCTTCTACCGGGTGGACAAGGGCCGGAGCCGGGACATGGGAGGGACGGGCCTGGGCCTGTCCATCGTCAAGCACCTGATGAGCGCCATGGGGGGCGATGTCCGGGTCGAGAGCCAGCCGAACGAGGGCTCCACCTTCTCGATTTTCCTTCCAGCGGCAGTGCCCTCGGCGGCGGCGACGGGTTAG